In the Calderihabitans maritimus genome, TTCGCCGAAACCTGCGGGTGAGGCTGCGGGAGAGTCCAATACGATCTCTGAGCCTTCCGGGTCAGAATTGGGCCTGGGTAGGAATGATAGGCATCGTAAGTTAAGCAAATTAATTGGCGAAAAACGAGGTAAAATGATTCTTCTTGAACCGGAGGAACTGGTTCTTGCCACCGTGGAAGACAGGAATACGCTTTTGAAGACGCGGAATGAGGTTTATCAGAGCCGGTACAAACTTCATGAACTAGAAGAAAAGTTTGCTGACCGTCATTATTTCCGTACCCACCGGAGTTATCTGGTTAACCTAAACCAAATTAAAGAAGTAATTCCCTGGTTTAACAACACTTACAAGTTGGTCATGAATGACCAGGAAGAGACTGAGGTACCGGTAAGCCGCACTTTTGTAAAGGACTTGAAAGAAGCCTTGGGGTTGTAGTTGACCTTCGTCGCCAGTCGAGTTAGTCGACAGCTCGGCTGGCTTTTTTTATTACGGCAGGGATGAAGTTAAATGAAAATGATTTGCACATGAAAATATGCAGGTCAGGCATGACTTTATGCAAGTTAGGCAAAAATGCTTAGAAAAATCACAATAAAATTTATAATTTTTATTGACTTAACAAAATTGAACACTTGCCGGCAGTGTTCAATATTTAAATAAAGGAGGAATTTTTGTGGTTACCTTTTTTGCAGCCATAGCACTATTGATCGGTGGCTATTTCGTATACGGTGCCTTTGTAGAGAGAGTATTCGGGGTTGATGAGAACAGGGAAACACCGGCTCAAAAGATGCAGGACGGAGTGGATTATGTACCCCTGGATTGGAAGAAGAATAGCTTGATCCAATTGTTAAACATTGCCGGTTTAGGACCGATTTTCGGACCGATTGCCGGAGCATTGTGGGGTCCAGTTGCCTTCATTTGGATAGCTATCGGTGGTATTGTAGCCGGTGCAGTGCATGACTATTTCTCCGGAATGCTTTCCATGCGTAACAACGGGTCCAGTCTTCCGGAAACTGTGGGGACCTACCTTGGTTCGGGAATGAAAAAGTTTGTTAACATTTTTGCTATCGTGTTATTAATTTTGGTTGGAGCAGTATTTATGGCTGGCCCGGCAAAATTATTGGCCGCTTTGACGCCGGAAAGTATGAGCGTTAACGTTTGGTTGGCCGTTATCCTTGTATACTATTTCATTGCCACTATTTTGCCTATAGATAAGATCATTGGGCGGTTATACCCATTGTTTGGTGCCAGCCTGCTCATTATGGCCTTTGGAATCATGGGTGGGTTGTTAATTAAGGGATACCAGATCCCTGAGTTAACTTTCGCTAATTTACACCCCAAAGGTCTGCCGATCTGGCCGCTGATGTTTGTAACCATCGCCTGCGGGGCAATCAGCGGGTTCCACGCCACTCAATCGCCAATTATTGCCCGCTGCGTTCAAAATGAAAAACATGGACGAAGGATTTTCTACGGGGCGATGATTGCAGAATCAATTATTGCTATGATTTGGGCGGCTGCGGCAATGACCTTTTTCGGTGGTTCTGAGGGGTTGGCTGCCGTTTTGAGCAAGGGTGGCCCCGCCGGGGTGGTGAATGAAATCTCCAATTCCCTGCTGGGTGTAGTTGGCGGCCTCCTGGCAGTGCTTGGTGTAATTGTCCTGCCGATTACTTCCGGGGACACTGCTTTCCGGGCGACCCGGTTGATTATAGCGGAAATTTTCCGTTGGGACCAAAAATCAACCCTTAACCGGCTGAAAATAGCGTTGCCTCTGTTTGCGGTAGGATTTACACTCACCCAAATAGATTTTAGTATCCTGTGGCGTTATTTTGCTTGGTCCAACCAGACCATGGCCATGATTGTGCTGTGGGCTGCCGCTGTATACCTGGCTAAGAACGAGAGACTCCACTGGGTGGCCAGTTTACCGGCTACTTTCATGACCGCGGTAAGTGCGACCTACATTCTTCAGGCTCCGGAAGGTTTCAGCTTGCCGACCAGCATATCCTATCCTGTGGGAATTATAGTAGCCCTTCTGGTTATGGCTTTCTTCCTGTACAAGACAGGCAGCAGGATGAAGATGGCCGCTGAGGCACAGTCGTAGGATAAAGGAAAGAAACACGAATTTGTATTCTGAAAAAGCACCCCTTCTCGGGGTGCTTTTACTAACTTATGGACAATTCCTCGGTACCTAAATTGCGGGCACCTT is a window encoding:
- a CDS encoding carbon starvation CstA family protein, with protein sequence MVTFFAAIALLIGGYFVYGAFVERVFGVDENRETPAQKMQDGVDYVPLDWKKNSLIQLLNIAGLGPIFGPIAGALWGPVAFIWIAIGGIVAGAVHDYFSGMLSMRNNGSSLPETVGTYLGSGMKKFVNIFAIVLLILVGAVFMAGPAKLLAALTPESMSVNVWLAVILVYYFIATILPIDKIIGRLYPLFGASLLIMAFGIMGGLLIKGYQIPELTFANLHPKGLPIWPLMFVTIACGAISGFHATQSPIIARCVQNEKHGRRIFYGAMIAESIIAMIWAAAAMTFFGGSEGLAAVLSKGGPAGVVNEISNSLLGVVGGLLAVLGVIVLPITSGDTAFRATRLIIAEIFRWDQKSTLNRLKIALPLFAVGFTLTQIDFSILWRYFAWSNQTMAMIVLWAAAVYLAKNERLHWVASLPATFMTAVSATYILQAPEGFSLPTSISYPVGIIVALLVMAFFLYKTGSRMKMAAEAQS